The proteins below are encoded in one region of Streptomyces marianii:
- a CDS encoding phosphatase PAP2 family protein, with protein sequence MGEATVKTLEGRTASPSPMVTEDGPAPEQGRLRRLRSVRRPRIWFEILLIAVSYWTYSLIRNAVPEQKAQALRNADWIWEAENSLGIAVEQTVNHAANSVTWLIVTMNYYYATLHFVVTIGVLVWLYRRHPGRYAPTRLVLFATTGVALVGYYLYPLAPPRLMNGQNFIDTVLVHHTWGSMASGNLKTMSNQYAAMPSMHIGWSLWCGLTIFALAKAPWGRILGLLYPTLTLIVIVATANHFWLDAVGGLLCLGFGYGLSYAWYGSLPHRLPRHVPAPAPGGAVLTA encoded by the coding sequence ATGGGTGAAGCGACCGTGAAGACCTTGGAAGGCCGGACCGCGTCCCCGTCACCCATGGTGACCGAGGACGGCCCGGCCCCGGAGCAGGGCAGACTGCGCAGGCTGCGGTCGGTCAGGCGGCCCCGCATCTGGTTCGAGATCCTGCTCATCGCGGTCAGCTACTGGACGTACTCCCTCATCCGGAACGCCGTTCCCGAGCAGAAGGCCCAGGCCCTGCGGAACGCCGACTGGATCTGGGAGGCCGAGAACAGCCTCGGCATCGCCGTCGAGCAGACGGTCAACCACGCAGCCAACTCGGTGACATGGCTGATCGTGACGATGAACTACTACTACGCCACCCTGCACTTCGTCGTGACGATCGGCGTACTGGTGTGGCTCTACCGCCGGCACCCCGGCCGCTACGCCCCCACCCGCCTCGTCCTCTTCGCCACCACCGGTGTCGCCCTCGTCGGCTACTACCTCTACCCGCTGGCCCCGCCGCGGCTGATGAACGGCCAGAACTTCATCGACACCGTGCTGGTGCACCACACCTGGGGCTCCATGGCCTCGGGCAACCTGAAGACCATGTCCAACCAGTACGCGGCCATGCCGTCGATGCACATCGGCTGGTCGCTATGGTGCGGGCTGACCATCTTCGCGCTGGCGAAGGCGCCCTGGGGAAGGATCCTGGGTCTGTTGTACCCGACACTGACCCTCATAGTGATCGTGGCGACAGCCAACCACTTCTGGCTGGACGCCGTCGGCGGACTGCTCTGCCTCGGCTTCGGCTACGGCCTGTCCTACGCCTGGTACGGCTCCCTCCCGCACCGGCTGCCGCGCCATGTGCCGGCCCCGGCGCCCGGCGGCGCCGTACTCACGGCATAG
- a CDS encoding LacI family DNA-binding transcriptional regulator produces MTARLADIAAQAGVSEATVSRVLNGKPGVASTTRESVLAALDVLGYERPVKLRRRSAGLVGLITPELENPIFPALAQVIGQALTRQGYTPVLATQTPGGSTEDELTEMLVDRGVSGIIFVSGLHADTTADMQRYEKLRAQGVPFVLVDGFSPQVRAPFISPDDRAAMQLAVTHLVSLGHTRIGLALGPRRFVPVLRKIEGFVKAVRDQLGLSEQQIESELIQHSLYTLEGGQAAASALMDRGCTAVVCASDMMALGAIRAARQRGLEVPDDISVVGFDDSPLIAFTDPPLTTVRKPVPAMGQAAVRTLLEEIGGTPAPHSEFVFMPELVVRGSTAAGPLHGSP; encoded by the coding sequence ATGACCGCACGGCTTGCCGACATCGCAGCCCAGGCGGGGGTCAGCGAGGCGACGGTCAGCCGGGTGCTGAACGGCAAGCCGGGCGTTGCCTCGACCACCCGCGAATCAGTGCTCGCCGCACTCGACGTCCTCGGCTACGAGCGCCCGGTGAAGCTGCGCCGCCGCAGCGCCGGGCTCGTCGGGCTCATCACGCCCGAGTTGGAGAACCCCATATTCCCGGCCCTGGCCCAGGTCATCGGACAGGCGCTGACCCGTCAGGGCTACACCCCCGTGCTGGCCACCCAGACCCCCGGCGGCTCCACTGAGGACGAACTCACCGAAATGCTGGTGGACCGGGGCGTATCGGGCATCATCTTCGTCTCCGGGCTGCACGCCGACACCACGGCCGACATGCAGCGCTACGAGAAGCTGCGCGCCCAGGGCGTCCCCTTCGTCCTCGTCGACGGCTTCTCCCCGCAGGTGCGGGCTCCCTTCATCTCACCGGACGACCGTGCGGCGATGCAGCTGGCCGTGACCCATCTCGTCTCCCTCGGCCACACCCGTATCGGACTTGCCCTCGGGCCACGCCGCTTCGTGCCGGTCCTGCGGAAGATAGAGGGCTTCGTCAAGGCGGTCCGCGACCAGCTCGGCCTGAGCGAGCAGCAGATCGAGTCGGAGCTGATCCAGCACTCCCTCTACACCCTGGAGGGCGGCCAGGCCGCGGCGTCCGCGCTGATGGACCGCGGCTGCACGGCCGTGGTGTGCGCGAGCGACATGATGGCGCTCGGCGCGATCCGGGCAGCGCGGCAGCGCGGGCTCGAGGTGCCCGACGACATCTCGGTGGTCGGCTTCGACGACTCCCCGCTCATCGCCTTCACCGATCCGCCGCTGACGACGGTCCGCAAGCCCGTCCCCGCCATGGGGCAGGCCGCGGTCCGCACGCTGCTGGAGGAGATCGGCGGAACGCCCGCACCCCACAGCGAGTTCGTCTTCATGCCGGAACTGGTGGTACGCGGCTCGACCGCGGCGGGCCCTTTGCACGGTTCGCCCTGA
- a CDS encoding glycoside hydrolase family 13 protein: MTQELGTTTTPQVSTVAPPRRPGRTGDWWRDAVIYQVYVRSFADSDGDGVGDLRGIRDRLPHLAGLGVDAVWLTPFYASPQADGGYDVADYRAVDPLFGALDDADDLVREAHRLGLRVIVDIVPNHTSDQHLWFRSALSGGPERAYYHFRPGRGAHGELPPNDWESVFGGPAWTRTAHPDGTGGSSRPEAGGEWYLHLFAPEQPDLNWEHPEVREEFDAVLRFWLDLGVDGFRIDVAHGMVKAAGLPDIGAREQAKMIGAQVLPFFDQDGVHEIHRSWRRLLDGYGGERIGVAEAWAPSPERLALYVRPDELHQAFNFQFLRCPWDPERMREVVEASLAATASVGAPTTWVLSNHDVPRHTTRYGGGPVGLRRARAATLLMLALPGSVYVYQGEELGLPEVLDLPDEVRQDPSFFRAEGQDGFRDGCRVPIPWTREGSSYGFGSGGSWLPQPADWAELSVEAQTGVPGSTLELYRAALAVRRDHPGLGAGEAVTWLDAPEGVLAFARDGFVCTTNTRGTDVGLPAPGSPLLASATPEFSGGTVRLPADSTVWWAI; the protein is encoded by the coding sequence ATGACGCAGGAGCTCGGCACGACCACCACGCCGCAGGTCAGCACGGTCGCCCCGCCCAGGCGTCCCGGCCGGACCGGTGACTGGTGGCGGGACGCCGTGATCTACCAGGTGTACGTCCGCTCCTTCGCCGACAGCGACGGCGACGGCGTCGGCGACCTGCGCGGCATCCGCGACCGGCTCCCCCACCTCGCGGGACTCGGTGTGGACGCGGTCTGGCTGACCCCCTTCTACGCCTCGCCCCAGGCGGACGGCGGCTACGACGTCGCCGACTACCGCGCCGTCGATCCGCTCTTCGGCGCCCTCGACGACGCGGACGACCTGGTCCGGGAGGCCCACCGGCTCGGGCTGCGGGTGATCGTCGACATCGTCCCGAACCACACCTCGGACCAGCACCTGTGGTTCCGCTCCGCGCTGTCGGGCGGCCCGGAGCGCGCGTACTACCACTTCCGGCCCGGCAGGGGCGCGCACGGCGAACTGCCGCCCAACGACTGGGAGTCGGTCTTCGGCGGCCCGGCCTGGACCCGGACGGCGCACCCCGACGGCACCGGGGGCAGCTCCCGGCCGGAGGCCGGGGGAGAGTGGTACCTGCACCTCTTCGCCCCCGAGCAGCCCGATCTGAACTGGGAGCACCCCGAGGTGCGCGAGGAGTTCGACGCGGTGCTGCGCTTCTGGCTGGACCTGGGCGTCGACGGCTTCCGGATCGACGTCGCCCACGGGATGGTCAAGGCGGCCGGGCTGCCCGACATCGGGGCCCGGGAACAGGCCAAGATGATCGGCGCACAGGTGCTGCCGTTCTTCGACCAGGACGGCGTCCACGAGATCCACCGCTCCTGGCGGCGGCTGCTGGACGGCTACGGCGGCGAGCGCATCGGCGTGGCCGAGGCCTGGGCGCCGAGCCCGGAGCGGCTCGCTCTCTACGTACGCCCCGACGAGCTGCACCAGGCGTTCAACTTCCAGTTCCTGCGCTGCCCCTGGGACCCGGAGCGGATGCGGGAGGTCGTCGAGGCCTCGCTGGCGGCGACCGCGTCCGTCGGCGCACCCACCACCTGGGTGCTGTCCAACCACGACGTCCCCCGGCACACCACGCGCTACGGCGGGGGCCCGGTGGGCCTGCGCCGGGCCCGCGCCGCCACGCTGCTGATGCTGGCCCTGCCGGGTTCCGTGTACGTCTACCAGGGCGAGGAACTGGGCCTGCCCGAGGTCCTCGACCTGCCGGACGAGGTGCGCCAGGACCCGTCGTTCTTCCGGGCGGAGGGCCAGGACGGCTTCCGCGACGGCTGCCGGGTGCCGATCCCCTGGACCCGCGAGGGCTCCTCGTACGGCTTCGGCAGCGGCGGCAGCTGGCTCCCGCAGCCGGCCGACTGGGCCGAGCTCAGCGTGGAGGCGCAGACCGGGGTGCCCGGCTCCACCCTGGAGCTGTACCGGGCGGCCCTCGCCGTGCGCCGCGACCACCCGGGCCTCGGCGCGGGTGAAGCGGTGACCTGGCTCGACGCACCCGAGGGGGTGCTGGCCTTCGCCCGTGACGGGTTCGTCTGCACGACGAACACCCGCGGCACGGACGTGGGGCTCCCCGCCCCGGGGAGTCCGCTGCTGGCCTCCGCGACCCCCGAGTTCAGCGGCGGGACGGTCCGGCTGCCCGCCGACTCGACCGTCTGGTGGGCAATCTGA
- a CDS encoding extracellular solute-binding protein, whose product MRRGIAATALVASLALTATACGGDDAESGKSASGKLSGTVTWWDTSTVGSEDKVFKKLAEGFTKLHPDVKINYVNVPFGEAQNKFKNAAQSGSGAPDVIRSEVAWTPEFADLGYLAPLDDTSALKEDKDFLPQAAASTKYNDKTYAVPQVIDSMGIFYNKKIFQEAGVQPPSSIAELKTVSKKIKDKTGKTGLYLRGDDAYWFLSFLYGEGGNLVDAEKKQITVDNPAGVKAMKVVKDLVDSGAAKTDATDGWNNMQTAFKEGKVAMMINGPWAVTDTYGGKEFKDKANLGIVPVPAGSDGQGAPQGGHNLAVYAGSKNLEASYAFVEYMTSVESQTTVAKELSLLPTRTSVYDKPTVSGNEMVAFFKPVVDKAVERPWIPEGGSLFAPLVTEYTKVLTGQTTPEKGAEATGDAYRKLLKDWK is encoded by the coding sequence ATGCGACGTGGCATAGCGGCCACCGCTCTGGTCGCGAGCCTGGCGCTCACGGCGACCGCGTGCGGCGGGGACGACGCCGAGAGCGGCAAGAGCGCCTCGGGCAAGCTGTCGGGCACGGTCACCTGGTGGGACACGTCGACCGTCGGCAGCGAGGACAAGGTCTTCAAGAAGCTCGCCGAGGGCTTCACCAAGCTGCACCCCGACGTCAAGATCAACTATGTGAACGTGCCCTTCGGTGAGGCGCAGAACAAGTTCAAGAACGCCGCCCAGTCCGGCTCCGGCGCCCCCGACGTGATCCGCTCCGAGGTGGCCTGGACCCCCGAGTTCGCCGATCTCGGCTACCTCGCCCCGCTGGACGACACCTCCGCCCTCAAGGAGGACAAGGACTTCCTTCCGCAGGCCGCCGCCTCCACGAAGTACAACGACAAGACCTACGCCGTGCCGCAGGTCATCGACTCCATGGGCATCTTCTACAACAAGAAGATCTTCCAGGAGGCCGGCGTCCAGCCGCCGTCCTCGATCGCCGAGCTGAAGACCGTCTCCAAGAAGATCAAGGACAAGACCGGCAAGACCGGCCTCTACCTGCGCGGCGACGACGCGTACTGGTTCCTGTCCTTCCTCTACGGCGAGGGCGGCAACCTCGTCGACGCCGAGAAGAAGCAGATCACCGTCGACAACCCGGCCGGCGTCAAGGCCATGAAGGTCGTCAAGGACCTCGTCGACTCCGGCGCCGCGAAGACCGACGCCACCGACGGCTGGAACAACATGCAGACCGCCTTCAAGGAAGGCAAGGTCGCCATGATGATCAACGGCCCGTGGGCGGTCACCGACACGTACGGCGGCAAGGAGTTCAAGGACAAGGCCAACCTCGGCATCGTCCCGGTCCCGGCGGGCTCCGACGGCCAGGGCGCTCCGCAGGGCGGCCACAACCTCGCCGTCTACGCCGGTTCCAAGAACCTCGAGGCCTCCTACGCCTTCGTCGAGTACATGACCTCGGTCGAGTCCCAGACCACGGTCGCCAAGGAGCTCAGCCTCCTGCCGACCCGCACCTCGGTCTACGACAAGCCCACCGTCTCCGGCAACGAGATGGTCGCCTTCTTCAAGCCGGTCGTCGACAAGGCCGTCGAGCGCCCCTGGATCCCCGAGGGCGGCAGCCTCTTCGCCCCGCTGGTGACCGAGTACACCAAGGTCCTCACCGGCCAGACCACCCCGGAGAAGGGAGCCGAGGCGACGGGCGACGCCTACCGCAAGCTCCTGAAGGACTGGAAGTAA
- a CDS encoding carbohydrate ABC transporter permease, producing the protein MAVHTSGQSVAKAAEPGRARGRRRDTAGAPGKLRRALSTHWYAWTMVAPVVIVIGVIIGYPLVRGVYLSLTNADERNVERSIGVNHLPATYEFVGLDNYADALTGSQFLDTLGWTLVWTVSCVAVTFGLGLTLANILNRRIAGRSFYRMMLILPWAVPGFVSVFAWRFLYNEDNGLLNKLLAGGGIDAVPWLNDPTWAKFSVIAVNVWLGVPFMMVALLGGLQSIPGELYEAAEMDGANAWQRFRNITMPGLRSVSTTVVLLSTIWTFNMFPVIFLLTRGGPGEATQILVTQAYKFSFEISPRDFAQSSTWGVLILVLLMVFAAVYQRVLRKQGETW; encoded by the coding sequence ATGGCTGTCCACACCAGCGGCCAGTCGGTGGCGAAGGCCGCGGAGCCCGGGAGGGCCCGCGGCCGCCGCCGCGACACCGCAGGCGCGCCCGGCAAGCTCCGCCGCGCCCTCTCCACGCACTGGTACGCCTGGACCATGGTCGCCCCCGTGGTGATCGTGATCGGGGTGATCATCGGCTATCCGCTCGTCCGCGGCGTCTATCTGTCGCTGACGAACGCCGACGAGCGGAACGTCGAGCGGTCGATCGGGGTGAACCACCTCCCCGCTACGTACGAATTCGTGGGACTCGACAACTACGCCGACGCGCTCACCGGCAGCCAGTTCCTGGACACCCTCGGATGGACGCTGGTGTGGACGGTCTCCTGCGTGGCCGTCACCTTCGGACTGGGCCTCACTCTCGCCAACATCCTCAACCGCAGGATCGCCGGCCGGTCGTTCTACCGGATGATGCTGATCCTCCCGTGGGCCGTGCCCGGCTTCGTCTCCGTCTTCGCCTGGCGATTCCTCTACAACGAGGACAACGGCCTGCTCAACAAGCTCCTCGCGGGCGGCGGCATCGATGCCGTGCCGTGGCTGAACGACCCGACCTGGGCCAAGTTCTCGGTGATCGCCGTGAACGTCTGGCTCGGCGTCCCGTTCATGATGGTCGCCCTGCTCGGCGGACTGCAGTCCATCCCCGGCGAGCTGTACGAGGCCGCCGAGATGGACGGCGCCAACGCCTGGCAGCGGTTCCGCAACATCACCATGCCCGGGCTGCGGTCGGTGTCCACCACCGTCGTCCTGCTGAGCACCATCTGGACCTTCAACATGTTCCCGGTGATCTTCCTGCTCACCCGGGGCGGTCCCGGAGAGGCCACGCAGATCCTGGTCACCCAGGCGTACAAGTTCTCGTTCGAGATCAGCCCCCGCGACTTCGCCCAGTCCTCCACCTGGGGCGTGCTGATCCTCGTCCTCCTGATGGTCTTCGCCGCTGTCTACCAGCGCGTCCTCCGCAAGCAGGGAGAAACCTGGTGA
- a CDS encoding sugar ABC transporter permease, translating into MTTTNVPANAPVRGRRTPLASTALHLTLLVTSVIAVFPVLWVLLTSLKPASHATTTDFVKETTLENYTKLLADTEFLTWFGNSLLVAGLTTVLGVFVAATTGYAVSRFRFPGKRGLMWTLLITQMFPVAVLIVPIYNIMSGLGLLNEPAGLVITYLTIAVPFCAWMMKGFFDTIPREIDESGQVDGLTPFGTFWRLIMPLARPGIAVTAFYSFITAWGEVAYASAFMVGDENLTLAGGLQKFVNQYGAQWGPMTAASVLIAIPAAIVFLFAQRHLVAGVSAGAVKG; encoded by the coding sequence GTGACCACGACCAACGTCCCGGCGAACGCCCCGGTGCGCGGCCGCCGCACGCCGCTGGCCTCGACCGCGCTGCACCTCACGCTGCTCGTCACCTCCGTGATCGCCGTCTTCCCGGTGCTGTGGGTACTGCTGACCTCGCTGAAGCCGGCGAGCCACGCGACCACCACGGACTTCGTCAAGGAGACGACGCTCGAGAACTACACGAAGCTGCTGGCGGACACCGAGTTCCTGACCTGGTTCGGCAACTCGCTCCTCGTCGCCGGCCTCACCACGGTCCTCGGTGTCTTCGTGGCCGCCACCACCGGCTACGCCGTCAGCCGCTTCCGCTTCCCCGGCAAGCGGGGCCTGATGTGGACGCTGCTGATCACCCAGATGTTCCCGGTCGCGGTCCTGATCGTGCCGATCTACAACATCATGTCGGGACTGGGCCTGCTCAACGAGCCGGCGGGTCTCGTCATCACCTACCTCACCATCGCGGTGCCCTTCTGCGCCTGGATGATGAAGGGCTTCTTCGACACCATCCCGCGCGAGATCGACGAGTCGGGCCAGGTCGACGGGCTCACCCCGTTCGGCACCTTCTGGCGGCTGATCATGCCGCTGGCCCGCCCCGGCATCGCGGTGACGGCCTTCTACTCGTTCATCACCGCCTGGGGCGAGGTGGCCTACGCCTCCGCGTTCATGGTCGGCGACGAGAACCTGACCCTCGCCGGGGGCCTGCAGAAGTTCGTCAACCAGTACGGCGCCCAGTGGGGTCCGATGACCGCGGCCTCCGTGCTCATCGCCATCCCGGCCGCGATCGTCTTCCTCTTCGCACAGCGCCATCTGGTCGCGGGCGTTTCGGCGGGCGCCGTCAAGGGCTGA
- a CDS encoding glycoside hydrolase family 13 protein, with amino-acid sequence MTQHLAAPATATTSGHRAEPAPWWRDAVIYQVYPRSFADGNGDGMGDLAGIRSRLPYLKELGVDAVWLSPFYASPQADAGYDVADYRAIDPMFGTLHDADALIRSAHALGLRIIVDLVPNHCSDQHDWFRQALREGPRSRLRERFHFRPGKGEDGELPPNDWESIFGGPAWTRTVNPDGSPGEWYLHLFAPEQPDFNWEHPAVQDEFRSILRFWLDLGADGFRVDVAHGLVKAPGLPDIGSGEQLRLLGNDVMPFFDQDGVHEIYRSWRRILDEYEGERVLVAEAWTPTVERTALYVRPDEMHQAFNFQYLTTNWDAKELREVIDGSLAAMRPVGAPTTWVLSNHDVTRHATRFGNPPGLGTQLREQGDRELGLRRARAATLLMLALPGSAYVYQGEELGLPDVTDLPDEVRQDPSFLRAEGQDGFRDGCRVPIPWTREGSSYGFGSGGSWLPQPADWAELSVEAQTGVPGSTLELYRAALAVRRDHPGLGAGEAVTWLDAPDGVLALSRDGFVCTTNTTGAPVRLPAPGALLLASAPVAVNDGFAVLSADATAWWTV; translated from the coding sequence ATGACCCAGCACCTCGCTGCCCCCGCCACCGCGACGACGTCCGGCCACCGTGCCGAGCCAGCGCCATGGTGGCGGGACGCGGTGATCTACCAGGTCTATCCGCGCAGCTTCGCCGACGGCAACGGCGACGGCATGGGCGATCTCGCCGGGATACGCAGCAGGCTCCCGTACCTCAAGGAGCTCGGCGTCGACGCGGTCTGGCTCAGCCCGTTCTACGCCTCCCCACAGGCCGACGCGGGCTACGACGTCGCCGACTACCGTGCCATCGACCCGATGTTCGGCACGCTCCACGACGCCGACGCGCTGATCCGCAGCGCCCACGCACTGGGCCTGCGGATCATCGTCGACCTCGTGCCCAACCACTGCTCCGACCAGCACGACTGGTTCCGGCAGGCGCTGCGCGAGGGCCCCCGGTCCCGGCTGCGCGAGCGCTTCCACTTCCGGCCCGGCAAGGGCGAGGACGGTGAACTGCCGCCCAACGACTGGGAGTCGATCTTCGGCGGGCCGGCCTGGACGCGGACGGTGAACCCGGACGGCTCGCCGGGCGAGTGGTACCTGCACCTCTTCGCCCCCGAGCAGCCGGACTTCAACTGGGAGCACCCGGCCGTACAGGACGAGTTCCGCTCCATCCTCCGCTTCTGGCTGGACCTGGGTGCCGACGGCTTCCGCGTCGACGTCGCCCACGGCCTGGTCAAGGCACCCGGCCTGCCCGACATCGGCTCCGGAGAGCAACTGAGACTGCTCGGAAACGATGTCATGCCGTTCTTCGACCAGGACGGCGTCCACGAGATCTACCGCTCCTGGCGGCGGATCCTCGACGAGTACGAGGGCGAGCGCGTCCTCGTCGCCGAGGCGTGGACCCCGACCGTGGAGCGCACCGCGCTGTACGTCCGCCCCGACGAGATGCACCAGGCATTCAACTTCCAGTACCTCACCACCAACTGGGACGCGAAGGAGCTGCGCGAGGTCATCGACGGCTCGCTCGCCGCGATGCGGCCGGTCGGCGCGCCCACCACCTGGGTGCTGTCCAACCACGACGTCACCCGGCACGCCACCCGCTTCGGCAACCCGCCGGGCCTCGGCACCCAACTGCGCGAGCAGGGCGACCGCGAGCTCGGCCTGCGCCGGGCCCGCGCCGCCACGCTGCTGATGCTGGCCCTGCCGGGGTCGGCGTACGTCTACCAGGGTGAGGAGCTGGGCCTGCCGGACGTCACGGACCTGCCGGACGAGGTGCGCCAGGACCCGTCGTTCTTGCGGGCGGAGGGCCAGGACGGCTTCCGCGACGGCTGCCGGGTGCCGATCCCCTGGACCCGCGAGGGCTCCTCGTACGGCTTCGGCAGCGGCGGCAGCTGGCTCCCGCAGCCGGCCGACTGGGCCGAGCTCAGCGTGGAGGCGCAGACCGGGGTGCCCGGCTCCACCCTGGAGCTGTACCGGGCGGCCCTCGCCGTGCGCCGCGACCACCCGGGCCTCGGCGCGGGTGAAGCGGTGACCTGGCTCGACGCACCCGACGGCGTCCTCGCCCTGTCCCGCGACGGGTTCGTCTGCACCACCAACACCACGGGCGCGCCGGTCCGCCTCCCGGCACCCGGCGCTCTCCTGCTGGCCAGTGCGCCGGTCGCGGTGAACGACGGCTTCGCCGTCCTGTCCGCGGACGCCACGGCGTGGTGGACGGTGTGA
- a CDS encoding LacI family DNA-binding transcriptional regulator: MVDGVTIPRPRGTAGAGAPRLTDIAAQADVSEATVSRVLNGKPGVSAATRTRVLAALDILGYERPVRLRRRSAGLVGLVVPELTNPIFPAFAQVIEQVLAGHGYTPVLCCQQPGGASEDELVEQLEESGVDGIVFLSGLHADTAADQGRYAELAARRIPFVLVNGWNEQVSAPFVSPDDHMAAGMAVRHLAELGHERVGLAVGPVRYVPSRRKTEGFLAAAGPDAERYVRHTLFSVEGGHAAAAELLDAGCTGIVCGSDMMALGVIRAARERGLDVPGDVSVVGYDDSPLIPFTDPPLTTVRQPVQAMASAAVGALLEEIRGNPVPSTEYVFQPELVVRGSTARARS; this comes from the coding sequence GTGGTGGACGGTGTGACGATCCCCAGGCCGAGGGGCACCGCGGGGGCGGGAGCTCCCCGGCTCACCGACATCGCCGCGCAGGCCGACGTCAGCGAGGCCACGGTCAGCCGTGTCCTCAACGGCAAGCCCGGTGTGTCGGCGGCGACCCGCACCCGGGTGCTCGCGGCGCTCGACATCCTCGGCTACGAGCGCCCGGTCCGGCTGCGGCGGCGCAGCGCGGGACTGGTCGGCCTGGTGGTGCCCGAGCTCACCAACCCGATCTTCCCGGCGTTCGCCCAGGTCATCGAGCAGGTGCTGGCCGGGCACGGCTACACACCGGTGCTGTGCTGCCAGCAGCCCGGCGGGGCCAGCGAGGACGAGCTCGTGGAGCAGCTGGAGGAGAGCGGTGTCGACGGCATCGTCTTCCTCTCGGGGCTCCACGCGGACACGGCGGCGGACCAGGGGCGCTACGCCGAACTGGCCGCGCGCCGGATCCCGTTCGTGCTCGTCAACGGCTGGAACGAGCAGGTCTCGGCGCCGTTCGTCTCGCCCGACGACCACATGGCCGCGGGCATGGCCGTGCGCCATCTCGCCGAGCTCGGCCACGAGCGCGTCGGGCTCGCGGTCGGGCCGGTGCGCTACGTGCCGTCGCGGAGGAAGACGGAGGGCTTCCTGGCGGCGGCCGGACCGGATGCCGAACGGTACGTCCGGCACACCCTGTTCAGCGTCGAGGGCGGGCACGCCGCCGCCGCCGAACTCCTCGACGCGGGCTGCACCGGAATCGTCTGCGGCAGCGACATGATGGCGCTCGGGGTGATCCGGGCGGCGCGCGAGCGCGGCCTGGACGTGCCGGGCGACGTGTCGGTGGTCGGGTACGACGACTCGCCGCTCATCCCCTTCACCGACCCGCCGCTGACGACCGTGCGGCAGCCGGTCCAGGCCATGGCGTCGGCGGCGGTCGGCGCGCTGCTGGAGGAGATCCGCGGGAACCCCGTGCCCAGCACCGAGTACGTCTTCCAGCCGGAGCTGGTGGTACGCGGCTCGACGGCGAGGGCGCGGAGCTGA